In the genome of Bradysia coprophila strain Holo2 unplaced genomic scaffold, BU_Bcop_v1 contig_232, whole genome shotgun sequence, one region contains:
- the LOC119075661 gene encoding cytochrome P450 307a1-like gives MDSSIVFKLFSSNTVFILLPCVLLTLIMLLVEKKSKKNFSDEAFVKRAPGPMSLPILGNLYSMAGYELPYQSFGVLAKKFGDIINLKLGPQQAVVVNGIDNIKEVLIAKSSHFDSRPNFKRYHDLFSGNKENSLAFCNWSDIQKKRRDMLVQHSFPRNFSLRFNQLNDIIANQMQSTICDVKTKIADNQLIAIKPLMLQSCANIFTQYFCSRSFSTTDKGFQKMIYNFDKIFYEVNQGYLADFFPVLLPLFHSRNLKRMENWSHEIRQFILDNIIENRKDTWTASNEQSDYVDSLVDHVTQNLEPKMEWETALFALEDIIGGHSAVGNFLVKVFGYIVQNQHVLKKIQQEVDETIECKQGNSTIELSDRNQMPYTEAVIMEALRMIASPIVPHVANQNSTVGGYFVEKDTLIFLNNYELSMSEELWVNPKEFNPERFIRDGRVFKPDFFLPFGAGRRSCMGYKLVQYLSFSILTNLLQTFDVTTIDGGKITVEAGNLAVDEKSFEFKFKERC, from the exons ATGGACAGTTCGATTGTGTTTAAGTTATTTTCATCGAATACGGTGTTTATTCTTTTGCCATGTGTTTTGTTGACATTGATAATGTTACTAGTGGagaaaaaatcgaagaaaaacttttcggATGAAGCATTTGTGAAACGAGCACCAGGCCCAATGTCATTACCGATATTAGGTAATCTGTACAGCATGGCCGGATATGAATTACCATATCAGTCGTTCGGTGTTTTGGCTAAAAAATTCGGTGACATCATCAACTTGAAATTGGGACCACAACAGGCGGTCGTTGTTAATGGAATCGATAATATCAAAGAGGTTCTGATTGCGAAATCATCACATTTCGATAGTCGGCCGAACTTCAAGAGATATCACGATTTATTCTCCGgcaataaagaaaatt CTTTGGCATTTTGTAACTGGTCTGATATTCAAAAGAAACGTCGTGACATGCTTGTTCAACACTCATTTCCTCGTAACTTTTCATTACGATTCAACCAACTGAATGACATCATCGCTAATCAAATGCAGTCAACAATTTGCGATGTCAAGACGAAAATAGCAGATAACCAATTAATTGCCATCAAGCCACTCATGTTACAGTCGTGCGCCAACATCTTTACGCAATACTTCTGTTCGAGAAGTTTTTCCACCACTGACAAAGGTTTCCAGAAGATGATCtacaattttgacaaaattttctacGAAGTCAACCAAGGCTACCTGGCCGATTTCTTCCCAGTTTTGTTGCCGTTATTCCATTCGAGGAATTTGaaaagaatggaaaattggTCCCACGAAATCCGACAATTCATTTTGGATAACATCATCGAAAATCGTAAGGACACATGGACAGCCAGCAACGAACAGAGCGATTACGTTGATTCGTTGGTCGATCATGTAACACAAAATTTGGAACCGAAAATGGAATGGGAAACAGCACTGTTCGCATTGGAAGACATTATCGGCGGTCATTCTGCAGTTGGAAATTTCTTGGTAAAAGTTTTCGGCTACATTGTCCAAAATCAGCATGTGCTGAAGAAGATCCAACAAGAAGTCGATGAAACCATCGAATGCAAACAGGGTAATTCAACAATTGAATTAAGCGATCGCAACCAGATGCCATACACCGAAGCGGTTATCATGGAAGCATTACGTATGATTGCATCACCAATTGTACCACATGTCGCGAACCAGAACAGCACAGTTGGTGGATATTTTGTTGAGAAAGACACGTTGATCTTTTTGAACAATTACGAGCTCAGTATGTCTGAAGAGCTATGGGTAAATCCGAAGGAATTCAATCCAGAACGATTTATCCGGGACGGACGAGTATTCAAACCAGATTTCTTTCTACCATTCGGAGCTGGCCGACGCTCTTGTATGGGATATAAATTGGTTCAGTATTTGAGCTTTTCGATTCTGACCAACCTTTTACAAACATTCGATGTGACAACAATTGATGGTGGTAAGATAACGGTTGAAGCTGGAAATTTAGCCGTAGACGAAAAGTCgtttgaattcaaatttaaggAACGTTGTTag